Proteins co-encoded in one Zymomonas mobilis subsp. mobilis ATCC 10988 genomic window:
- a CDS encoding transglycosylase SLT domain-containing protein yields MTTNFVSLSKKIEGRMESIRMAIDQAAQDSGVDFSYLMAQARCESGLNPHAKAQGSTAAGLFQFLNQSWLGVLKQHGDEYGYGWAADAISREGGRWVVHNQELKSRIFELREEPAAAAAMAGAFAADNAQKLKQCLGRPASRGELYFAHFLGAAGASRFLTKRAADGNACAALHFPKEAKANRAVFYTHEGKGRSFDEVYHMLASRLDRNANDADSEWLKKGNLHYAAHYKVIPDRFESPQNNARLISLAMQGVDGMTAAAMLSHRPNTHSATNADAHKYSNDARMAYALISSSLSNI; encoded by the coding sequence GTGACAACCAATTTTGTTTCGCTTTCAAAAAAAATTGAAGGTCGCATGGAATCTATCCGCATGGCCATTGACCAAGCAGCACAGGATTCCGGTGTTGATTTCTCTTATCTTATGGCACAAGCCCGTTGCGAAAGCGGTCTTAATCCTCATGCCAAAGCGCAAGGGTCAACAGCGGCTGGTCTGTTCCAATTCCTCAATCAAAGCTGGCTTGGTGTTCTAAAACAGCATGGCGATGAATATGGCTATGGCTGGGCGGCTGATGCAATTAGCCGAGAAGGAGGACGTTGGGTTGTCCATAATCAGGAATTAAAATCCCGTATTTTTGAACTTCGGGAAGAACCTGCGGCGGCAGCAGCGATGGCGGGGGCTTTTGCTGCTGACAATGCCCAAAAACTAAAACAATGTCTGGGTCGTCCGGCCAGTCGGGGTGAATTATATTTTGCCCATTTTCTCGGGGCAGCAGGTGCCAGCCGTTTCCTGACAAAAAGAGCCGCTGATGGGAATGCTTGCGCTGCACTTCATTTCCCCAAAGAAGCTAAAGCCAATCGGGCAGTATTCTATACTCATGAAGGGAAGGGACGTAGCTTTGATGAGGTTTATCATATGCTGGCTTCACGTCTTGACCGGAATGCCAATGATGCCGATAGCGAATGGCTGAAAAAAGGTAATCTTCACTACGCTGCCCATTATAAGGTCATCCCCGACCGCTTTGAATCTCCACAAAATAACGCCCGTCTTATTTCTCTGGCGATGCAGGGTGTCGATGGTATGACGGCTGCTGCGATGCTAAGCCACCGTCCTAATACTCATAGCGCTACCAATGCTGATGCCCATAAATATTCTAATGATGCCAGAATGGCCTATGCTCTGATTTCTTCCTCATTGAGCAATATCTAA
- a CDS encoding aromatic amino acid transport family protein has product MSNKRDRTESNHSQDTSDNAASQLTKEEWRAAIRFDSTDIGWIVMSIGMAIGAGIVFLPVQVGLMGIWVFLLSAVVGYPGMYMFQRLFINTLASATVSQTYPDMISSYLGRKWGLFLGALYFVMLTIWMFIYATAITRDSASYLQSFGVTHKLLSQTSWYPLVLMIILVALASRGERMLFKLSGLMVLTKLLIVAALGIFMIPQWNFANLGSVPPTGSLISKAIITLPFTLTSILFIQTLSPMVISYRAREKSPEVARHKALRAMNIAFAILFITVFFYAISFTLAMSHESAVSAYQQNISALAIMAQIFPASSVGLIGVVLNIFAVMTAFFGVYLGFREACVGIFTTIWSRWVPSEKLQGHWLQYGVMIFAVLLAWGAVIVNLPVLSFTTFCSPIFGIIGCLIPVWLVMKRPALSKYRGAGLIFIAIIGILLCLSPFVTWL; this is encoded by the coding sequence ATGTCGAATAAACGAGACCGGACAGAGTCAAATCATTCGCAAGATACGTCCGATAATGCAGCCTCTCAATTGACCAAAGAAGAATGGCGCGCTGCCATACGCTTCGACAGCACAGATATCGGCTGGATTGTTATGAGTATCGGCATGGCAATCGGGGCAGGGATCGTCTTCCTCCCAGTTCAAGTCGGCTTGATGGGCATTTGGGTTTTCCTGCTTTCTGCCGTTGTCGGTTATCCCGGCATGTATATGTTTCAGCGGTTATTTATAAATACGCTGGCATCGGCTACCGTCAGTCAAACTTATCCAGATATGATTTCTAGCTATTTAGGGCGCAAATGGGGGCTTTTTCTGGGTGCGCTTTATTTCGTCATGCTAACCATCTGGATGTTCATCTACGCTACTGCCATCACACGGGATAGCGCCTCTTACCTACAGAGTTTTGGTGTTACCCATAAACTCCTGTCCCAAACTTCATGGTATCCGCTTGTTCTCATGATTATTCTGGTGGCACTGGCTTCGCGTGGCGAACGGATGCTGTTTAAATTATCGGGATTAATGGTTCTGACCAAGCTGCTTATCGTGGCTGCCTTGGGAATATTTATGATTCCACAATGGAATTTTGCTAACCTTGGTTCGGTTCCACCAACGGGCAGCTTGATTTCAAAAGCTATTATCACATTACCTTTTACGCTGACTTCTATTCTGTTTATTCAGACTTTAAGCCCGATGGTTATTTCTTATAGAGCCCGTGAAAAATCGCCCGAAGTTGCCCGTCATAAAGCCTTGCGGGCAATGAATATTGCTTTTGCCATTTTGTTTATAACGGTTTTCTTCTACGCGATATCTTTCACACTTGCGATGAGCCATGAAAGCGCGGTTTCCGCCTATCAACAGAATATTTCGGCTCTCGCCATCATGGCACAAATATTCCCAGCCAGTTCAGTTGGCCTGATTGGTGTTGTTCTGAATATATTTGCAGTGATGACAGCCTTTTTCGGGGTCTATCTTGGCTTTCGTGAAGCCTGCGTCGGAATTTTTACAACGATATGGTCACGCTGGGTGCCTTCTGAAAAATTGCAAGGGCACTGGCTTCAATATGGTGTAATGATTTTTGCCGTTTTACTGGCATGGGGTGCTGTTATCGTTAACTTGCCGGTGTTGTCTTTCACGACATTTTGCAGTCCGATTTTCGGGATCATCGGATGCCTTATTCCCGTTTGGCTCGTCATGAAGCGGCCAGCCCTGTCAAAATATCGTGGAGCAGGTCTTATCTTCATCGCGATCATTGGTATTCTTTTATGCCTGTCACCTTTTGTGACATGGCTATAG
- the typA gene encoding translational GTPase TypA: MSLRNVAIIAHVDHGKTTLVDQLFRQSGTFRENQRIDERAMDSGDLEKERGITILAKCTSIEWNGKRINIVDTPGHADFGGEVERILSMVDGVILLVDAAEGPMPQTKFVTSKALALGLKPIVVVNKIDRPDARAAEVLDEVFDLFVTLGASDEQLDFPVLYASGRNGYAGESEEVREGTLAPLFEKIVSHVNAPKVDADAPFRFLVTLLDRDNFVGRILTGRIDAGKLSLNQPIHAIDMDGNILETGRASKIMAFRGLERVPVEEASAGDIISLAGLTVATVANTIADPSVKEPIAAQPIDPPTLSMRFSVNDSPLAGKEGTKVTSRMIRDRLMVEAESNVAIRVTESDEKDSFEVAGRGELQLGVLIETMRREGFELSISRPRVLFTEGENGREEPYETVVIDVDDEFSGTVVEKMSLRKAELVDMRPSGGGKTRITFSAPSRGLIGYHGEFLSDTRGTGIMNRLFEKYGPYKGPISGRQNGVLISLGTGASVAFALGSLEERGVLFIGAGETVYEGMIIGENAREGDLEVNPLRAKQLTNMRSSGKDDAIRLTPPRAMTLEQAIAYIADDELVEVTPKSVRLRKRWLDPNERKRHARASKNL; this comes from the coding sequence ATGAGCCTGCGCAACGTGGCCATCATCGCGCATGTCGATCACGGCAAAACGACGCTTGTCGATCAGTTATTTCGTCAATCAGGTACTTTCCGTGAAAATCAGCGGATCGATGAAAGAGCAATGGACTCCGGCGATCTTGAAAAAGAACGCGGTATTACCATTCTCGCCAAATGCACCTCGATTGAATGGAACGGCAAACGTATCAATATCGTCGATACGCCCGGCCATGCTGACTTTGGCGGTGAAGTAGAACGTATTCTTTCTATGGTTGACGGTGTTATTCTGCTGGTAGATGCCGCAGAAGGCCCTATGCCACAGACCAAATTCGTGACCAGCAAAGCCTTGGCACTCGGTCTGAAACCCATCGTGGTCGTCAATAAAATTGATCGTCCCGATGCGCGTGCAGCCGAAGTCCTGGACGAAGTTTTCGACCTCTTCGTGACCTTAGGTGCCAGCGATGAACAGCTGGACTTCCCGGTTCTTTATGCTTCCGGTCGTAATGGTTACGCGGGTGAAAGCGAAGAAGTTCGTGAAGGCACCTTGGCACCGTTGTTTGAAAAGATTGTCAGTCACGTCAATGCCCCGAAAGTTGACGCGGATGCACCGTTCCGTTTTCTGGTAACGCTGCTTGATCGCGACAATTTCGTCGGTCGTATTCTGACGGGTCGTATTGATGCCGGTAAGCTTTCTTTGAATCAACCTATCCATGCTATTGATATGGACGGTAATATTCTTGAAACTGGCCGTGCTTCAAAAATTATGGCTTTCCGTGGTCTGGAACGTGTTCCGGTTGAAGAAGCCTCTGCCGGTGACATTATCAGCCTTGCTGGTCTTACGGTCGCAACGGTTGCCAATACGATTGCTGACCCATCCGTCAAAGAACCGATCGCTGCTCAGCCGATTGATCCGCCTACCTTGTCCATGCGTTTCTCTGTGAACGATTCTCCTTTGGCGGGTAAAGAAGGCACCAAGGTCACCAGCCGGATGATCCGTGACCGTCTGATGGTCGAAGCTGAATCCAATGTGGCTATCCGCGTCACTGAATCCGACGAAAAAGACAGCTTTGAAGTCGCCGGTCGTGGTGAATTGCAGCTGGGTGTTTTGATCGAAACGATGCGCCGCGAAGGTTTTGAACTTTCCATCAGCCGTCCGCGCGTGCTGTTCACCGAAGGTGAAAATGGCCGCGAAGAACCGTATGAAACGGTCGTTATCGATGTTGATGACGAATTTTCCGGCACGGTCGTCGAAAAAATGTCACTGCGTAAAGCTGAACTGGTCGACATGCGTCCTTCAGGTGGCGGCAAAACCCGTATCACTTTCTCGGCTCCGTCACGGGGTTTGATCGGTTATCATGGTGAATTCTTGTCCGATACCCGTGGTACCGGTATTATGAACCGCCTGTTTGAGAAATATGGCCCCTATAAAGGCCCGATCTCTGGCCGTCAGAATGGTGTGCTGATTTCTCTTGGTACCGGCGCTTCTGTTGCTTTCGCCCTTGGTTCTCTCGAAGAACGCGGCGTTCTGTTCATTGGTGCTGGCGAAACCGTTTACGAAGGCATGATCATTGGTGAAAATGCTCGTGAAGGTGACTTAGAAGTCAACCCGCTCCGTGCAAAACAGCTTACCAATATGCGTTCTTCCGGTAAGGATGATGCCATTCGTTTGACGCCACCGCGCGCTATGACGCTGGAACAGGCTATCGCTTATATCGCTGATGATGAACTGGTCGAAGTGACGCCCAAATCTGTTCGTCTGCGTAAACGTTGGCTCGATCCGAATGAACGCAAGCGTCATGCTCGTGCCAGTAAAAACCTCTAG
- a CDS encoding alpha/beta fold hydrolase — MAKTIPMRWQTLADTPKMVDALKGQHAEINGCSLYYAMGGTGEETVILLHGGMANSDYWGIQAAFLMQYYRVIVVDSRAHGRSSTGDKPLSYNQMTHDIASLMDHLGIAKASIVGWSDGGIQSIMLAALFPEKITRIFAYGAHMSLAGLNQNFGGNKVVSSFLERAEEEYHRLSPTPDNFDQFYENVQQLWKWKHDSAFTIDQLSSIRCPAWIVDGDRDEMINRSHLEYLFQHIPDSSFMLLPDTTHFAFIQAPNLFNAALQDFMSVSG; from the coding sequence ATGGCCAAAACTATTCCGATGCGTTGGCAAACTCTGGCTGATACCCCAAAAATGGTTGATGCCCTAAAGGGACAACATGCTGAAATCAATGGCTGTTCCCTCTACTATGCCATGGGTGGCACAGGTGAGGAAACTGTCATCCTACTGCATGGGGGTATGGCAAATTCAGATTATTGGGGTATTCAAGCCGCTTTTCTGATGCAATATTATCGTGTCATTGTTGTTGATAGTCGCGCGCATGGTCGCAGTTCTACGGGCGATAAACCGCTAAGTTACAACCAGATGACCCATGACATCGCCAGCCTTATGGATCATCTTGGCATTGCCAAAGCCAGCATTGTCGGCTGGAGCGATGGCGGCATACAAAGCATTATGCTTGCCGCTTTATTTCCCGAAAAAATCACCCGCATTTTTGCTTATGGCGCGCATATGTCTCTTGCAGGCTTAAACCAGAATTTTGGGGGTAATAAAGTCGTCAGTAGCTTCCTCGAACGCGCTGAAGAAGAATATCACCGCCTTTCACCAACACCGGATAATTTCGATCAATTTTACGAAAATGTGCAACAACTCTGGAAATGGAAGCATGATTCTGCCTTCACGATAGATCAACTTTCTTCCATCCGTTGTCCGGCGTGGATTGTTGATGGTGATCGGGATGAGATGATTAACAGGTCACATCTTGAATATCTGTTCCAACATATTCCGGACAGCTCTTTTATGCTGTTACCTGATACAACTCATTTTGCCTTTATTCAGGCACCCAATCTATTTAATGCCGCCCTTCAAGATTTTATGTCCGTTTCAGGATGA